One Pseudomonas sp. B21_DOA genomic window, GTCAGCATCTACCAGCACTCGCAAGGCACGCTGGAAAAGGTGCTTGAGGCTGGACGGCACGGCCTGTACGTCGACTATCACCAAGACGACGGCATCGGCGGGCATGCTGTGATCCTCACCTACTGCGCCGAGGAGATCATCAACTGGCGCACTGGCATGGTGAACGGTCACAGCGTGCTGACGCTGGTGGTGCTTAAGGAGTCTCCCGAAATCCCAGATGGCTTCGGTTTCAAGACGGTCGAGCAGTACCGGGAACTGGCACTGGAAGAAGACGGGTTCGTGTGCAGGGTCTGGCGCCGCGCAGGTCCTGAGAATGGCGGGCCTCTGGCGGTGACTGAGGAATTCCGGCCTTCGGGCGCTGGCGGCCGGCTGAAGGAGATTCCATTCACCTTTGTCGGCGCACAGAACAACGACCCGAGCATTGACGAGTCGCCACTGTACGACATTGCAATGATCAATCTGGGCCACTACCGGAACAGCGCTGACTATGAGGACAGCGTCTTCTGGTGTGGCCAAGCCCAGCCTTGGATTTCCGGCCTGGATGAGCAATGGCGCGACTGGATGGAGAACAACGGCGTCTACGTCGGTTCCCGGGCGCCCATGATGCTGCCAGTAGGAGGTGCCTTCGGTTATGCCCAGCCACTGCCGAACACGCTGGTGAAGGAGGCCATGGCTGACAAGAATCAGATGATGATCGAGCTGGGCGCACGCATGGTCGTGGCTTCTCTCTCGTCAAAGACGGCGACCGAAGCACGTGGTGATCAGTCTGCATCGACGTCGGTGCTCGCCGGCTGCGTGGCCAACGTCAGCGAGGCCTATACCCGGGCGATCATGTGGTGCTGCACTTACATGGGCGTCGACGATGCAAAGGTTGCCTACCAGATCAATCAGGAATTCGTGGAGCTGACGGCAGATCCGCAAATGATCACCGCGCTGGTTGGACTCTGGCAAAACGGTGGATTCGCCAAAGCGGATCTTCGGGCATACCTGCGCAAGTTGGGCTTGATTGCGCCTGAGCGTACGGACCACCAGATCGATGGCGAGCTTGCAGAGCAGGGCGACGGCTTGGGCCTGGACGATGAGGACAAAGTAGATGGCGGCAAACCAAGCAATCCTTGACGCTACGATTCGGCACGCTGTCTTCCTCGAAAAACTGAAGGTTGGGGAGGTCGGCAAGTTCGCCCCCTTCCTGAAGGAGATCGACCGCTCTATTCGCGACAGGCTCACCCAGTCGGACTTGACCGAGTACAACGTGAAGCGGTTGGAGGCGCTGCTGAAGGAGGTCGACAGTCTCCTGCTGGGCGTCTTCGACCGCTACAGCGGGCAGCTAAACCTCGACCTAATCGACATCGCCAATTACGAGGCTGAGTTTGAAGCGTCGAGCCTGGTCCGGTCAGCGCCGGTTGGTGTCTCGTTGGATGTTGTGGCGCCGACGGCAGCAGCTATTCGCACCGCGGTGCTGACCAACCCGCTCAGTGTGCGCGGCACCGGTGGCGGCAAGCTGCTGAAGTCGTTTATCAAGGGCTGGACCAGTGCTGAGCGAGAGCGCGTCACCGGCGCGATCCGGCAGGGCTTCTTTGAAGGACAAACGAACTTCCAGATCATCCGCAACATCCGCGGTACGAAGTCCGCCGGCTACAAGGACGGGATTCTCGCCACCACCAACCGGAATGCCAGCACGGTCGTGCACACCGCGATACAGCATGTGTCGTCTCAGGCGCGCATGGAGGTGGCCAATGCCAACATTGACATCGTGTCTGAAGTCGAAATGGTCGCCACGCTGGACAGCAAGACCAGCCAGCAGTGCCGGTCGATGGACAAGCGACGGTTTCCGGTCGATTCAGGGCCGAGGCCCCCGTTTCACCCGAATTGCCGTACGACTTTTGTCCTGCTGACAAAGCTTAGCGAAATGTTCGCCAAAGGCGCTACCCGGGCTTCGGTGGGCGCAGATGGAGCAGGGCAGGTCAGTGCGAGCCTCGACTATTACCACTGGCTTCAACAACAGCCTGCGTCGTTCCAAGATGTGGCAATCGGGCCGGTGCGGGCAAAGCTGTTTCGCGAGGGCGGTTTGAGCGTCGAGCGCTTCGCAGAACTGCAGCTTGATCGAAACTTCGCTCCGCTGACCTTGGCCCAAATGAAAGGGCTTGAGCCTCTGGCATTCGAGCGTGCGGGAATCTGATATAGGATTGCGGCTCATATCAAGGAGCCGTTATGGATCAGTTCATTCAAAGGAAAATCGAAGAAGCCTTGAAGGGGCTTTTCACCGCCGTATCAATGCTGCAGGAAGCCTATCCTGGCAAACCTTTCACTCCGGATGGTCGACTTGTCGGCGACATCGGCGAAGTGGTCGCGAGCTTGGCTTATGACCTGACGCTGAATGAAGGCCTGACCAAGCACCATGACGCCGTCACGCGCGATGGGCGGAATGTGCAAATCAAAACCACCTTCGGCACCAGCCTCACTTTTCCGGTGCACCATGTGCCTGATTATTACCTCGGCATTCGAATGAATCGGGATGGAACGTTTGAGGAGATCTACAACGGCCCGGGGCGTTTCATCCAGGCGGCGCTCTCGGGACGGAAGGCCACGAAGACAGGTCTTCATGGTGCGCTAATGCCAATGCTCAAGCGAATAAACCAGACGGTTCTCGAAGAAGATCGAATACCCAAACGCTAATTCACATCAAACCCGGCCAATCGCCGGGTTTTTTTATGCCTGCAAAGCGGGCAACACATACCCAAGGGGTGCATCCACGTGGCAGAAGAAAACGAAATCGACCTGGACAATCCGGCAATCAAGGCCGCTATCGCGACTGCCGTTGAAGCATCCGTTTCAGGGTTGAAATCCAAGAATACCGAGTTGTTGGGCAAGCTGAAGGACACCACAGGCAAGCTCACCCAGTTCGAAACTCAGTTTGAGGGCATCGACATCGACGCCGTCAAAGGCTTGCTCAGCCGGGCCGGCCAGGACGAAGAAACCAAGCTGCTGACCGAGGGTAAGGTGGACGAGGTGTTCAATCGTCGCACCGAGCGTTTGCGTGGCGACTACGACAAGCAGTTGAAGACTGTCACCGCGCGGGCCGAAAAGGCCGAGGCATTCGCCGCCAAGTTCCAGGGCAAAGTCCTGGGCGATTCGGTACGCGGCGCAGCACTGAAAGCCGGCGCACTGCCGGAAGCAACCGACGACATCATCCTGCGCGCCAAAGGCGTGTTCTCGCTGAATGAAGAGGGCGAAGCGGTCGCCATTGATGAATCCGGCCAGGTCATCCTCGGCAAAGACGGCAAGACCCCTCTGACACCGCTCGAATGGGCGGAATCTCTGCGCGAAAGCGCACCTCATCTGTGGCCAAGGGCCTCAGGAACACAAGCCCCGGGCGGGGGTGGCGGCCAGGCTGCATTCAAGCGCTCCGAAATGACTGCCGAGCAAAAGCGCGACTACCAGCGCAAGCACGGCCAAACCGCATATCTGCAACTGCCCAAGTAAGGGGATATACCCATGGCAACGACTGTTAACAGCGATCTGATCATCTACAACGATGAGGCACAGACCGCATACCTGGAGCGTATTCAGGACAACTTGGACGTGTTCAACGCATCGTCCAACGGTGCGATCGTTCTCGATAACGAGCTGATCCAAGGCGATTTCCGCAAGCGCGCTTTCTACAAGCTTGGCGGCGGCTTGGAGCACCGTGATGTGAATTCCGAAGCCAAGGTCAACGCCAAGAAAATCGGCGCTGGCGAGGCAGTGGGCGTGAAGGCGCCGTGGAAGTACGGGCCCTACCAGACCACCGAAGAAGCATTCAAGCGTCGCGGTCGTCCGGTAGAAGAGTTCTCCCAGATCATCGGCGCCGATGTGGCAGACGCGACGATCGAAGGCTTCATTGAATACGCCACCGGCGCGCTGAAGGCGGCCATTGGTTCCAACGCCGGCATGGTGGTAACGGCCAACATCGAAACCGACGGCAAGAAGACCCTGACCCGCGGCATGCGCAAGTTCGGCGACAAGTTCGGTCGCATTGCGCTGTGGGTCATGCACTCGTCCGCCTACTTCGACATCGTCGACGAAGCGATCGCGAACAAGGTTTACGAAGAGGCCGGCGTCGTAATCTACGGTGGCCTGCCCGGCACCCTGGGCAAGCCGGTGCTTGTGACCGACAAGGCACCGGTGGATGCAATCTTCGGCTTGCTGCCCAATGCCGTCGTTATCACCGAGTCCCAGGCTCCTGGCTTCCGCTCGTACGAAGTGAACGACGAAGAGAACTTGGCGATTGGCTACCGCGCCGAGGGCACCGTGAACATTGACGTTCTGGGCTACAGCTGGAAGGAGTCTACCGGCGGTTCCAACCCAACACTGGCCGCTGTCGGCTCTGCTGCGAACTGGGTCAAGCACTCGGACAGCAACAAGGTCACCGCCGGCGTGATGATCAGTCTCACCACCACCCCACCAGAAGCCGGCTGATACCGGGCTCATTTGCGGCCAGCAATGGCCGCCACGGAGAGAATCATGGAACTAGTTTACAGCAATCAGTTGGGCGACTTCGACCCGAATAAGCGCTACCGCAATCCTGAACTGTTCCGCTCGGTGGAGCGCGGCGTGACCAAGGTCGTCATCGTAGGCGATTACCCCGAGATCAAAGCGGCGTATGACGCTGCTGAGATCGAGGTGGAAGTGCAAACCCGCAAAACTCCGGTTACGTCCGCTGCTGGTAAGGAAAAGGCCGCAAAGGGCAAGGTGGCTGCAGGCAAGGACAAGACCGGAAAAAACGTGCTGACCAGTGGCACCAACGGCACCCTCAAAGACGGCACGAAGGATGAGCCGGTCTACATTCCGAAGCTGGAATCTAATGATCAGTGGATCATCATCACCCGCGACGGTGTACGCTTCGGCGAGTTCGTCGGCACCGCCGATGAGGCAAAAGCCGAGGCTGACCGCCTGAACGAAATCAAGGAGTAAACAATGCTCATCATCGAGGACGGCACCGGCAAGCCCGACGCCGAAAGCTACGCTAGCGCCGAGGATCTGGCTCTGTACGCCGTGAAATTCGGTACGGTCATTCCCGCAGGTGTTCCGGACCAGGAAGCGCTGCTGCGCCGGGCCGCCTTGGTGATGGATGGCATGAGCTGGAAAGGCCGCAAGACCAGCAGCGATCAGGCTTTATCCTGGCCGCGCCGGGGAGTGCTGCTGGATCAGGAGATCAAGCCGGATAACTACCTGCCTGCGCGGATTCAGTATGGCCAGATGGCGCTGGCAGCGGAGATTCACACCGACGACGTTGACCCGATCGAGAAGCGCAAAGGCGCGATTACAAGGGAACGCGTGGAAGGCGCAGTTGATCGCGAATACGCGGCAATCCCGAACACCAGTAGCCGACTGTTACCGGCGGCGCCGGACCGCCCGAGCGCCACGCAGTTTGCTGACTACCTGCAGAAACGTGGCTTGTTTGCTGTCAGAGTTTGATCAGCCGTTGGATAATTCGTAGGTGTCCAAAAACGGATACCCATCTCTGATGGCTTGATCCCCGTCTTTGATAATCCTCGCAGCCCTTTCCAATTTGTCGAAAGAGACCGGCTGATCTAGAGGAAGTCTTGCTCTGTCATTTCCTTGGATGGTTTGGTGTCGAACCCTGCTTTCTCAAAAGCATTTTGGTAGGCCCTTCTCGCCTTGAACTTTTCATCAAGGCTCTCTCCTGTGCCGCGAGTACTCTCATGAATCTCTCGCGAAGTTCGGCTCAGGTCGCTACTGATTTTTCCGTAATTCATATTTCCTCCTTGGATAATCGCGCATGGCATTTTACGGCGAAATGGCGGTGATGGCTCTGGAGATGATCGCAGAGTTTGGCCAGCCTGTGACCATCAGCAAGGCGGCTCCGGGCGAATACGACCCGGAGACCGGAGGCGAGTCGCCGGGCGCGCCCATCGAGCAGATCGCTCAGGGCATCCTGCTCGATTTCACGGGTCAGGAGTTCCAGAACAACAGCCTCATCAAACAGGGCGACAAGAAGCTCAAGATCGCCGCGCAGGGGCTGGAATGGGTTCCGGATCTGCTAGACAAGGTGATCATTCAAGGGCGCACCTGGTCAATTGTGCCGCCGTTGAAAGAGGTGAATCCCGCCGGGACGCCAATCCTGTACGAATTGCAGGTGCGGTCGTGAGTCGCTCAGGTGCCGGACAGCCCGGCAGCTTCGCCCTGAGCCTGGCCGAGTTCGCCGCTCAGACCGGCGAAGCCATCGACGCCAGTGTGCGCGAGATAATCATCGAGGTCGGTAGCAGCCTGATCCGCATGTCTCCCGTGGGCAACCCGGAGATCTGGGCGCAGAACGCAGTTGCCTCCGAGTACAACAAGGCTGTCGACGAACACAACACTGCGCTGCGCAGCGACCCATCGAACCTGACCAAGGGTGGCAGGCTCGAGAAAGGTCGCAAGCTCAACGACGGCATGGACGTCAAGGCGCCAGAAGGATACGTCGGCGGCCGGTTCCGTGCGAACTGGCACATCTCTCTCGGCGTGGTCGAAAGCGTCACTTTCGACGAGGTAGACCCGAGCGGTGCTGAAACCACGGCGGCGTTGGTCGC contains:
- a CDS encoding DUF4055 domain-containing protein, translating into MSNDVSFKRAEYVAVLDRWATVRDVCAGQHRVVDRLPYINAHDKSPENQDRNRAYRERAVFKNATGHTRNGLLGLAFHKDPTLVVAKKLEYLQDNANGSGVSIYQHSQGTLEKVLEAGRHGLYVDYHQDDGIGGHAVILTYCAEEIINWRTGMVNGHSVLTLVVLKESPEIPDGFGFKTVEQYRELALEEDGFVCRVWRRAGPENGGPLAVTEEFRPSGAGGRLKEIPFTFVGAQNNDPSIDESPLYDIAMINLGHYRNSADYEDSVFWCGQAQPWISGLDEQWRDWMENNGVYVGSRAPMMLPVGGAFGYAQPLPNTLVKEAMADKNQMMIELGARMVVASLSSKTATEARGDQSASTSVLAGCVANVSEAYTRAIMWCCTYMGVDDAKVAYQINQEFVELTADPQMITALVGLWQNGGFAKADLRAYLRKLGLIAPERTDHQIDGELAEQGDGLGLDDEDKVDGGKPSNP
- a CDS encoding phage head morphogenesis protein, whose product is MAANQAILDATIRHAVFLEKLKVGEVGKFAPFLKEIDRSIRDRLTQSDLTEYNVKRLEALLKEVDSLLLGVFDRYSGQLNLDLIDIANYEAEFEASSLVRSAPVGVSLDVVAPTAAAIRTAVLTNPLSVRGTGGGKLLKSFIKGWTSAERERVTGAIRQGFFEGQTNFQIIRNIRGTKSAGYKDGILATTNRNASTVVHTAIQHVSSQARMEVANANIDIVSEVEMVATLDSKTSQQCRSMDKRRFPVDSGPRPPFHPNCRTTFVLLTKLSEMFAKGATRASVGADGAGQVSASLDYYHWLQQQPASFQDVAIGPVRAKLFREGGLSVERFAELQLDRNFAPLTLAQMKGLEPLAFERAGI
- a CDS encoding major capsid protein yields the protein MATTVNSDLIIYNDEAQTAYLERIQDNLDVFNASSNGAIVLDNELIQGDFRKRAFYKLGGGLEHRDVNSEAKVNAKKIGAGEAVGVKAPWKYGPYQTTEEAFKRRGRPVEEFSQIIGADVADATIEGFIEYATGALKAAIGSNAGMVVTANIETDGKKTLTRGMRKFGDKFGRIALWVMHSSAYFDIVDEAIANKVYEEAGVVIYGGLPGTLGKPVLVTDKAPVDAIFGLLPNAVVITESQAPGFRSYEVNDEENLAIGYRAEGTVNIDVLGYSWKESTGGSNPTLAAVGSAANWVKHSDSNKVTAGVMISLTTTPPEAG
- a CDS encoding CTP synthase, which gives rise to MELVYSNQLGDFDPNKRYRNPELFRSVERGVTKVVIVGDYPEIKAAYDAAEIEVEVQTRKTPVTSAAGKEKAAKGKVAAGKDKTGKNVLTSGTNGTLKDGTKDEPVYIPKLESNDQWIIITRDGVRFGEFVGTADEAKAEADRLNEIKE